A genomic window from Salvia hispanica cultivar TCC Black 2014 chromosome 5, UniMelb_Shisp_WGS_1.0, whole genome shotgun sequence includes:
- the LOC125190975 gene encoding stigma-specific STIG1-like protein 2, whose product MKVIKVTFALFAFAMAVTLILTAKTPDPTPPSRAPHSKPAATGRVSRFLQEKEKNPRAADHCKKDNDVCLEGGRNATCCNNKCLDLQYDDKNCGLCKKKCAFTEKCCRGECVQLVSDKRHCGACDNKCNICLYGTCEYA is encoded by the coding sequence atgaaggtgATCAAAGTGACATTCGCCCTCTTCGCCTTTGCCATGGCCGTAACCCTAATCCTCACGGCCAAAACACCCGACCCCACGCCTCCCTCTCGGGCCCCACACTCCAAACCGGCTGCCACAGGTCGTGTCAGCCGGTTCCTCcaggagaaggagaaaaacCCTAGAGCCGCCGACCACTGCAAGAAGGACAACGACGTGTGCTTGGAAGGTGGGCGCAACGCCACATGTTGCAACAACAAGTGCCTTGACTTGCAGTACGACGACAAAAACTGCGGCTTGTGTAAGAAGAAGTGCGCCTTCACGGAGAAGTGCTGCAGAGGAGAGTGCGTGCAACTCGTCTCCGACAAGAGACACTGCGGCGCGTGCGACAACAAGTGCAATATATGTTTGTACGGCACGTGCGAATATGCCTAG